Genomic window (Phycisphaerae bacterium):
TCTTGCCCTTGCGCGGGCTGCAGGCGACGCCGATGATCCGGATCTTCCGGCCGGTCGCCGGCGATTCCTGGGCCTGTGCGACCGTGCCGGTGATGGCACCCGCCGCGACGGCAATCCCAGCGGTTTTCAGAAAGCCACGTCGTGATACGTCTTCCGTCATGCCGCGCCTCCTTGGTTCTTTCGCACGCCGGCGGCGAGCCGTGTTCGCCCCAAGCACGGCGCGCATCAAACGAAGAAGAGTACCCACACACCAACCGCAATAATCAAAACGCCCGCGATCCGCCGGAGCATGTCCGTCCCGCGCGTCCAACCCTTCGAGTCAGCCAACCTCTGCACGAAGCCGATCGACGTTCCACCCACGATCACCAATCCGCAGTGCCCGAGGCTGTATGCGACCAGGAGCATGATCCCGAACGCCATGCCGTAAAGAGGCGTGACCACGATTAGCGCCCCGAGCACCGGCCCGGCGCACGGCAGCGAAATCAAGCCGAACAGCAGTCCGAGCAGCAGTGCGCCAACGAAGCCCTTCTGTTTGGGCTGCAAACCTGCCGGCGTCGGGACCGTGAAATGCAGAACGCCGAGCAGGTGCAGGCCCATCAGGAAACACACCACCGCCGCGATGTACTTCCACCAGGTGGACGGCAGCAGCGAACTGGCCGACCACACGCCGAACCAGATCAGTCCGAACATGATCGTCAGGCCGATCGCGAACGTCAGCGAAAGCAGAAACGAGCGAGCCAGGCTCTTGTTTTCCTGTCCGGCGACGTACCCGACCATCAGCGGCGCGGCGGCCAGTACGCACGGGTTGGCGGCGGTCAGCAGGCCGCCGACGAGCGCCGCCAGAGGCGCCAGCCACATGTTGGTCTTCACGATTTCCGCGAGATTCTCAGCCAACGACTCGAGCATGCATCGAACTCCCAGCACGCCGCGGCGACGTGTACGACCGCCTGGCGCGGTTTCCTTCACGTCGATCCACTACCGCCATCGGATGCACCCGCCAGCGCAGCTTCCGCAGCGCGCGCGCTGCCACGCCGAATGACGCCGTCTTCCATTTCGTAGATCACGTCGAACACGTCGAGCGCACGCTGGTCGTGGGTCACCACGATGATCCCCGCGCCCTGCTCGTGCGCGACCTTTTGGAAAAGCTCCATTACTTGCCGTCCGCGGTGCCCGTCCAGTGCGGCGGTGGGTTCGTCCGCCAGCACAACGCCGGGGCGGTTGGCCAGGGCGCGGGCGATCGCGACGCGCTGCTGCTCACCGCCGGACAGTTCGGGCGGATATCCGTCGGCCCGTTCGCGCACGCCGAGATAGTCCAGTAGCTCCAGCGCGCGACGGCGCGCCGGCGACGCAGATACTCCATTCAGCCGCATCGCGAGCTCCACGTTTTCGCGCGCGGTAAGAAAGCCGACCAGGTTGGCCTTCTGCGTCACGTAACCGATGTGCTGACGCCGGAACCGCCGCGGGTCGGTCAGCGCCCGAGGGCCATCCATCACGAGCTGGCCGGCGATTCGAATCTGCCCGGCAGTCGGCGGGTTGATCAGTCCGACCGCGGTCAGGAACGTTGATTTACCGGCGCCGCTCGGGCCGATCAGGGCGGCGCACTGGCCGGGCTCAACGCAGAGCGTGGCATCGCGCATCGCGACCACCTCGGTGTGGCCGCTGCCGTACACCTTGGTCAAAACGGTTGTTTCAATGGCCGGATGCGCAAACACGATCAGCTCATCCCATCAGAGCCACATTGGGCTGCACGCGCAGCGCCTTCCAGATTCCAAGCAGGCTGGCCAACACGGAGATGCCACCGACGACAACTGCGAGTTGGACCAGGTCGTCGCTGGTCAACACGACCCGCCGCGGAAAAAGCGGAAACAGCCGCAGCCCCAGGAGATACGCAATTCCGTATCCCAGCGCGCCCATGGCGAGCGCTTGCTGGAGGATCAACCCCAGAATGGTGCGGTTGGAGGCGCCGATGAGCTTGAGCAGGGCGATATCGTGGAGCTTGTCGAGGGTCAGTGTGTACAGGATCAGGGCCATGATGATCCCGGACACGATCGTCAGGAGCACTCGAAACAGCCCTAGTTGACGACGGGCCTTTTCCACGACACCGAGCAGCAGTAGATCGTTCTCAGCTTCACGCCGGTACACCGTGACGTCCGCCCAACCGCTGAGCGTGCTCACGATCGCGGAGTCATCTGCCCCCGGCGCGACCCGCGCGATTACGGCGCTGATCTCGCGCGGCGGCAGTACAGGGATGCCCGCGGCGGGTCCGCCCGCCCGTTCCAGCAGCGCCGGCTGCGTCTTGCCGATATCCACCGTCCCCGTGCGCGCCTCGCGGGCTGCCCGCTCCAGGCGGATCGCTTCGCCCGGCCGGTCGAACTGGACGGCTTGCGCGTCCTGCACGGTGAAAAAGGCGAAGCCGTTGCCACTAGTATCCGTCATGCCCTGTGTGAGCCCGACTACCGTGTATGTCTCCTTGCCCAGCCTCAACCGTTCGCCCAACGGCAGCTTCAGCACGCGGTCCGCGATCATCTCGAAGTGGTTTTGGGCGAGCGCGCGGCCAGCGACGAGTGGTAGCCACGCGCCCTTGTCCACAGGCCAGTCCAGGCCGAGCACCGCCATACGCAGCGGCTTGCCGTCGCGTTCGCGCTGCACCGTGTGATACACGAATTGGCGGGCCAGCTCGACTCCCGGAACAGCGGCGACTCGATCAACCATCGTCTGGGGCACGCGCGAAATTTCGGCGAACGGCCCGCGCGTGGCGCGCTGCACGATCCATAAGTCCGCGCCCACCTCGTCCACGAGCATCGTGGCCTCGAAGATCAGCCCGCGGTAGATGCCGCCCATCCCCATGACGATCATCAAGAGCGTGCCGATTCCGAGCGTGGTCAGGGCGAACCGCCCCAAGTTGTGGCGGATGTCGCGGCTGGCCAGGTTCATGGCAAGATCACCCGCTGGCCATCGCGCAGTGGCCCGGCGTCCGCCTTGGCGGGCGTGATGAGCCGTTCGCCAGGACGCAGACCGTCACGAATTTCCACGAGGTCGCGACCCCGCAAACCGGGTTGCACGGCCCGCCACGCAGCCCGTCCCGCCTGTTCGACAAACACGCCGGGGCGGCTGTCGCGCCAGAGGATGAAACGCGCGGGCACACGCACAGCCTGCTCGGCACGGCCCGTTTCGATGTAAACCTCCGCCCGCTGACCCGCCGCCCAGTTCGCGGGCAGGTCCGCTACGCGGACATCGACCAGGAACTCCCGCGTTTCCCGATCGGTCTCGCGCCCGAGTCGCGCGACCTCACCGCTGTAGCTCTTCTGCGGCTCCGAGCGGAACACAACTCGCGCGGGCTGGCTGGGGCTGAGTCGGCCCATTTCCGTCTCGTCAACCCATGCAGTGACCCACATTTCGCCGGTATCGAGCAACAGCAGCACACTGGTGCCTGGGACGACGACGTCGCCCGGGTCGCGGTCGCGCCGGGCGATCAGTCCCGCACAGGGCGCGCGGACCACCGTGTCCGCCAGCTTGGCTTGCTGGTACTCCAACGTCTTCTGCGCAGCGACCAGTTGCTTCTGCGCCTCGAGCAAGGCCGCGTCGGCCCGTGCCACCTCGGCTTCGGCAACCCGCAGTGTCTTGGTCGCGTCCTCGAATTCGGTCTCCGCCGCCGCGTTCTGCTCGATGAGCTTCTTGATCCGGTCGTAGTCATAGCGCGCCTGATCGAGGACTGCGAGCGCCCGCGCACGATCCGCTTTCTGGCGGTCCACCGCCGCGTGCGCCGCACCGACCGCGCTCTCGGAAACCTCGACTTGACGCTGCAGTTCGCTGTCATCCAGCCGCACCAATTCCTGGCCCGCTTCGACGCGGTCACCCTGATCAACGAGCACCGCGCTAATGCGACCAGAGATCTTCGGGCTGATCGTGGCCTTGATGCGCGCTTCCAGCGTACCCGTTCCCATCGCCTCCGCGATGACCGATCCCTGCTCGACAGCTTGCGTCGCCACGGCCACGGGCGCGAAACGGACCCAGTACACGATGATCGCAGCGACCGCCACGAGGATGACGACTTTCAGCGCCGCAACGATGACGCGGCGCCAAGGCGTGGGTGCCGCCGGCGGCGGCGCTTCAGTTGGGGAAGCTGCAGGCTGCGCGGACACTATTTTACTCCCAGCTCCGCGAACTTTTTCACGAAGTCCGCCTTCGGCAGAAAGCCTTCGTGCCGCCAGACTTCCTTGCCTTCGGCATCAAAGAAGACCTGCGTGGGGATGACGCGGATCTTGTAGGGCTCGCCGGCCTTGGGGTTCTTCCATACGTCGATGAAGTCGACGGTGACGCGGCCCGCGTATTCCTTGCGCAATTGCTCCAGGATCGGCGCGAGTTCCTTGCACGCCTTGCACTTGTCCGCGCCGAGGTCGACCACGCGCGGCAGCGTCTTCGCAACGGACGGATCGGGCGAGGATGAGCCTGGGCCGCT
Coding sequences:
- a CDS encoding efflux RND transporter periplasmic adaptor subunit, translated to MVAALKVVILVAVAAIIVYWVRFAPVAVATQAVEQGSVIAEAMGTGTLEARIKATISPKISGRISAVLVDQGDRVEAGQELVRLDDSELQRQVEVSESAVGAAHAAVDRQKADRARALAVLDQARYDYDRIKKLIEQNAAAETEFEDATKTLRVAEAEVARADAALLEAQKQLVAAQKTLEYQQAKLADTVVRAPCAGLIARRDRDPGDVVVPGTSVLLLLDTGEMWVTAWVDETEMGRLSPSQPARVVFRSEPQKSYSGEVARLGRETDRETREFLVDVRVADLPANWAAGQRAEVYIETGRAEQAVRVPARFILWRDSRPGVFVEQAGRAAWRAVQPGLRGRDLVEIRDGLRPGERLITPAKADAGPLRDGQRVILP
- a CDS encoding ABC transporter ATP-binding protein, producing the protein MRDATLCVEPGQCAALIGPSGAGKSTFLTAVGLINPPTAGQIRIAGQLVMDGPRALTDPRRFRRQHIGYVTQKANLVGFLTARENVELAMRLNGVSASPARRRALELLDYLGVRERADGYPPELSGGEQQRVAIARALANRPGVVLADEPTAALDGHRGRQVMELFQKVAHEQGAGIIVVTHDQRALDVFDVIYEMEDGVIRRGSARAAEAALAGASDGGSGST
- a CDS encoding cytochrome c biogenesis protein CcdA; this encodes MLESLAENLAEIVKTNMWLAPLAALVGGLLTAANPCVLAAAPLMVGYVAGQENKSLARSFLLSLTFAIGLTIMFGLIWFGVWSASSLLPSTWWKYIAAVVCFLMGLHLLGVLHFTVPTPAGLQPKQKGFVGALLLGLLFGLISLPCAGPVLGALIVVTPLYGMAFGIMLLVAYSLGHCGLVIVGGTSIGFVQRLADSKGWTRGTDMLRRIAGVLIIAVGVWVLFFV
- a CDS encoding ABC transporter permease; this encodes MNLASRDIRHNLGRFALTTLGIGTLLMIVMGMGGIYRGLIFEATMLVDEVGADLWIVQRATRGPFAEISRVPQTMVDRVAAVPGVELARQFVYHTVQRERDGKPLRMAVLGLDWPVDKGAWLPLVAGRALAQNHFEMIADRVLKLPLGERLRLGKETYTVVGLTQGMTDTSGNGFAFFTVQDAQAVQFDRPGEAIRLERAAREARTGTVDIGKTQPALLERAGGPAAGIPVLPPREISAVIARVAPGADDSAIVSTLSGWADVTVYRREAENDLLLLGVVEKARRQLGLFRVLLTIVSGIIMALILYTLTLDKLHDIALLKLIGASNRTILGLILQQALAMGALGYGIAYLLGLRLFPLFPRRVVLTSDDLVQLAVVVGGISVLASLLGIWKALRVQPNVALMG
- a CDS encoding thioredoxin fold domain-containing protein; the protein is MLAVVVAVAGVAWFRSAREAAPTPSAVPAPSPVAAGDSGATTAPAQKGELCPEPPPTAQAGPAATSGPGSSSPDPSVAKTLPRVVDLGADKCKACKELAPILEQLRKEYAGRVTVDFIDVWKNPKAGEPYKIRVIPTQVFFDAEGKEVWRHEGFLPKADFVKKFAELGVK